Proteins encoded within one genomic window of Caldilineales bacterium:
- the obgE gene encoding GTPase ObgE, translating to MFADEAKIYVKAGDGGNGIVAFRREKFVPRGGPAGGNGGKGGDVYLVASPHHNTLGHFRLGVHFKAGRGEHGGGSNKQGAQGADVEVPVPAGAVVRDADTGEWLGELLAAGDQLLVAHGGRGGRGNAVFKSPTHQAPKWAENGEPGEERWLHLELKLIADIGIVGVPNAGKSTLLAALTRARPKIADYPFTTLEPNLGVALVGDNRTGVEIVLADIPGLIEGAHTGAGLGLSFLRHVERTQLLIHVLNGLSPDPLGDFEAINQELELFNPHLADKPQLVAFNKMDVPEVRERWLQIRAALQRQAAEVFAISAATGENVQPLIQRAAALLSELPPPAPAAEILPLLAPLSEDAFTIEREDGAWIVGGKRIERVAAMTNWNYYEAIARFQRILEAMGIRQALAQAGVREGDTVFIGDVELEWSDDYRFDR from the coding sequence ATGTTCGCCGACGAAGCGAAAATCTACGTAAAGGCCGGCGATGGCGGCAACGGTATCGTCGCCTTCCGGCGCGAGAAGTTCGTGCCGCGTGGCGGCCCGGCCGGCGGGAACGGCGGCAAGGGCGGCGATGTTTATCTAGTGGCCAGTCCACATCACAACACGTTGGGGCATTTCCGGCTGGGTGTGCACTTCAAGGCCGGGCGAGGCGAGCACGGCGGCGGCTCTAACAAACAGGGCGCACAAGGAGCCGATGTCGAAGTCCCTGTCCCTGCCGGCGCCGTTGTCCGTGACGCCGATACAGGCGAGTGGCTGGGCGAATTGTTGGCGGCGGGCGACCAGCTGCTGGTTGCACACGGTGGGCGGGGAGGGCGAGGCAACGCCGTCTTCAAATCGCCTACACATCAGGCCCCCAAATGGGCCGAGAACGGTGAACCCGGCGAGGAACGTTGGCTCCATCTCGAATTGAAGCTGATCGCCGATATTGGCATCGTCGGCGTGCCCAATGCCGGCAAGAGCACCCTGCTGGCCGCACTCACCCGCGCCCGCCCCAAGATCGCCGACTATCCCTTCACCACCCTGGAACCGAACCTGGGCGTGGCGCTTGTGGGCGACAACCGCACCGGGGTCGAGATTGTTCTTGCCGACATTCCTGGCCTGATCGAAGGCGCGCACACCGGGGCCGGGTTGGGTCTGTCGTTCTTGCGCCACGTCGAACGCACCCAACTGCTCATCCATGTTCTCAACGGCCTCAGCCCCGATCCACTGGGCGACTTCGAGGCAATCAACCAGGAATTGGAGCTTTTCAATCCCCACCTGGCCGACAAACCCCAGCTCGTCGCCTTCAACAAAATGGACGTGCCGGAAGTGCGTGAGCGTTGGCTGCAGATTCGGGCTGCGCTCCAGCGCCAGGCCGCGGAGGTCTTCGCGATCAGCGCCGCCACCGGCGAAAACGTACAGCCCTTGATCCAGCGCGCTGCCGCCCTCTTGTCCGAGCTTCCTCCCCCCGCGCCCGCGGCGGAAATCCTACCGCTTCTGGCGCCGCTCAGCGAGGATGCCTTCACTATCGAGCGTGAGGACGGCGCCTGGATCGTCGGCGGCAAACGCATCGAGCGCGTGGCCGCCATGACCAACTGGAACTACTACGAGGCCATCGCCCGTTTTCAACGCATCCTGGAGGCCATGGGCATCCGCCAGGCGCTGGCGCAGGCCGGCGTGCGCGAGGGCGACACCGTCTTCATCGGTGATGTCGAGTTGGAATGGAGTGATGACTATCGCTTCGATCGTTGA